TATTCCTTGCGTATATTCCTTTTGCATATAAAAAACTGTATGAACTCTTTATGTTTATCTTTGCAGATCCTTTATATAATATCCCCCAATATAATTACTCCATAATATATCTGGTTATGGAGTTTATGGGATATCTGACAATACCCTTTTTCCTAGCATTGCTCATAACAGGTGTTGTATCGAACATTGCACAAATCGGCTTCTTGTTGACGTTCAAATCCATGGTCCCAAAACTGGAAAAAATAGATCCTATTGCTGGATTAAAACGGCTTTTTTCATTAAAAACGCTTTTTGAACTTGTCAAAAACATTTTAAAACTGATTGCTGCAACTATAGTGAGCTATTTTTTGGTACAGTTTCTACTCCGAGATGTTTTCCAATATGCTACAACGACACCATATAAAGATGCAGTTCTTTTAGTGAAATATACCCTTATCATGATTCTTGGATTTGCGATATTATCTATTCCAATTGCCGCCATTGATTTTTTCTTTAGAAAATTCGAGTTTGAAGAAAATATTAAAATGAGCAAACATGAGGTCAAAGAGGAACATAAACAGATGGAGGGGAACCCTCAGGTAAAATCTGAGATTCGAAAACGGATGCGCGAGATGAGTATGAATAGAATTATGGCTGAGGTTCCAAAAGCAGATGTGGTTATTACCAACCCTGTACACTTTGCGGTCGCTTTGAAATATGAAAAAGAGAAGATGCATGCACCAAAAGTGGTTGCTAAAGGGAAGGACTATCTGGCACTCAAGATCAAAGAGATAGCTAAAGAACATGGGGTTCCTATAGAAGAGAATCCACCTTTGGCAAGAGCAATCTATCAAGCGTGTGATGTGGATGAATACATTCCGGAGAACCTTTATAAAGCTATCGCTAAAATTTTTGCGAAAGTTTTCAAAAGACAACGACGAAGATTATAGTGCAACGGTTGTTTTGTTTCTACCACCAAGTTTTGAGCCATAGAGCGCATTGTCCGCTTTTTTGATAGCCTGATCAATACTTTCATTGGGATCGACACTTGCAACGCCCAAACTGATAGTCACTTTTCCAACTTCAGGGAAAGTGTGTGATTCTACAGCCTTTCTCAGTTTTTCTGCCATGGCGAAGGCTTGTTTTTCATCCGTTTCAGGTGTAAGAATCAAAAACTCCTCTCCACCCCATCTTATAGCATAATCATATTTTCGTATATTTTGTTTGATGATTTTGGCCAGTTCTCGCAATACGACATCGCCGATATCGTGTCCGTATGTATCATTTATTTTCTTGAAATGATCGATATCGAACAAAATAACAGATAATGGCCGTTTATGTCTATGGCTCCGTTTAATCTCGATTTCCGCAATCTCTTGAAACTTGTGCCTGTTGAATAGTCCAGTTAATTTATCTACCGTTGCCATCTCTTCGAATTTGATCCTTGATATGGCAAAGTAAAAAAGTATAGTGAATAAAAAGAGTATGAGAATAGAGCCTAGAAGAATATTTTGCCAAAAAATCGTATCAAACATCTTGATATTGTTATCGCGTTTAATAGAGACGATATAACCTACGTTAAATTTGTTTTTATTGATAGCAAGAAATGTTATCACATAGTAGTTACCATCAATTTCTACAGATTTTGCAAAATTTTTATATTGTAACAGTTGATTGGAAATTGTATTTCGTATCTTTAATTTAATCTTTTGTATGGTTTTGCGATAGATGCCATCACTTTTGTCAGAAATTTTTTCATAATAAAAAAATGGGCTATATTCACTTTGGATGAATGAGTAGATTCCATAACGAAACGCGATGCCCTCAACCATCAGTTTATTGACAATGAATTCGTAGTGTGCATGGAAGAGTTTTTGCAACTCTTTAGTAAAAATATCATATGAAAGTGCCAACTCTATAAATGCTATTAAATGATTGTTGTAATAAATTGGCTTTTGAAAAGTTATGAGAAGCTTGTTTGCCATATTTTTTTTATTATTTAGTGAAAGTTTTTTGCTAGAAGTCGCTAATTCCGGTTTATTCATATTTAAAATAAGTGTTCCATCCG
The Nitratiruptor sp. SB155-2 genome window above contains:
- a CDS encoding GGDEF domain-containing protein, which encodes MIKNSKTVILFISLLIVVIIGIIGIYFYFSKDKQTRIDLYLSQKIDQLRSEYRVTKYSYQHLVSFFYDMFYDDRELLTLITQTSNKKRVYQKLFPYYQKLKKYHIHYLSLYKPDGTLILNMNKPELATSSKKLSLNNKKNMANKLLITFQKPIYYNNHLIAFIELALSYDIFTKELQKLFHAHYEFIVNKLMVEGIAFRYGIYSFIQSEYSPFFYYEKISDKSDGIYRKTIQKIKLKIRNTISNQLLQYKNFAKSVEIDGNYYVITFLAINKNKFNVGYIVSIKRDNNIKMFDTIFWQNILLGSILILFLFTILFYFAISRIKFEEMATVDKLTGLFNRHKFQEIAEIEIKRSHRHKRPLSVILFDIDHFKKINDTYGHDIGDVVLRELAKIIKQNIRKYDYAIRWGGEEFLILTPETDEKQAFAMAEKLRKAVESHTFPEVGKVTISLGVASVDPNESIDQAIKKADNALYGSKLGGRNKTTVAL
- the flhB gene encoding flagellar biosynthesis protein FlhB; this translates as MAKDPSKTEKATPRRREKAREEGQVAKSQDIPISATLIVVFMLFLAYIPFAYKKLYELFMFIFADPLYNIPQYNYSIIYLVMEFMGYLTIPFFLALLITGVVSNIAQIGFLLTFKSMVPKLEKIDPIAGLKRLFSLKTLFELVKNILKLIAATIVSYFLVQFLLRDVFQYATTTPYKDAVLLVKYTLIMILGFAILSIPIAAIDFFFRKFEFEENIKMSKHEVKEEHKQMEGNPQVKSEIRKRMREMSMNRIMAEVPKADVVITNPVHFAVALKYEKEKMHAPKVVAKGKDYLALKIKEIAKEHGVPIEENPPLARAIYQACDVDEYIPENLYKAIAKIFAKVFKRQRRRL